The Myxococcales bacterium genome contains a region encoding:
- a CDS encoding IclR family transcriptional regulator produces MTKSKSDYSIQTVSNALRVLEVFSEKDEIGVSDLSRRLGLHKNNVFRLLATLEENGYIEQSARSEQYRLGTGCLELGRAFARGNTLLRSARPILAELSAALGETVHIAKLRGSEVIHLDSEVPEQLILTSSRIGLRLPANCTAMGKVLLAGLAPEPRAKLVNELFSQPDSESGTPNTIVDRDKFSEHLSSVAIQGFGVDLEEHEVGLCCVAAPVFDESGQTVAAISASGPSFRLTQDRLLGTVAPAVVAAANKLSRNLGR; encoded by the coding sequence ATGACAAAATCAAAGAGCGACTATTCGATTCAGACAGTCAGCAACGCACTGAGGGTCTTGGAGGTCTTCTCTGAAAAAGACGAAATCGGTGTCAGCGATTTGTCTCGGCGCCTCGGTCTGCACAAAAACAACGTCTTTCGTCTCCTCGCCACCCTCGAGGAGAATGGTTACATCGAACAGAGTGCTCGCAGTGAGCAATATCGTCTGGGAACGGGTTGCCTCGAACTTGGGCGCGCCTTCGCGCGAGGGAACACGCTGCTGCGGAGTGCTCGTCCGATCCTGGCCGAGTTGAGCGCGGCACTGGGCGAAACCGTCCACATTGCAAAGCTGCGCGGGTCCGAAGTGATTCACCTCGATAGCGAAGTCCCCGAGCAGCTGATCTTGACTTCCTCTCGGATCGGCTTGCGCCTGCCAGCAAATTGCACGGCCATGGGTAAAGTCTTGCTCGCCGGACTCGCACCCGAGCCCCGTGCAAAACTCGTCAATGAATTGTTCTCCCAGCCCGACAGCGAATCCGGGACGCCGAACACCATCGTCGACCGCGATAAGTTCTCCGAGCATCTGTCGTCAGTTGCCATCCAGGGGTTTGGCGTGGATCTGGAAGAGCACGAAGTCGGCCTGTGCTGCGTCGCGGCACCGGTGTTCGACGAAAGCGGTCAGACCGTGGCCGCAATCTCAGCTTCGGGCCCCAGCTTCCGACTCACTCAAGACCGTTTGCTCGGCACCGTGGCGCCAGCCGTAGTAGCCGCCGCCAACAAACTGAGTCGCAACCTGGGCCGGTAG